The Homalodisca vitripennis isolate AUS2020 unplaced genomic scaffold, UT_GWSS_2.1 ScUCBcl_238;HRSCAF=1735, whole genome shotgun sequence genome has a segment encoding these proteins:
- the LOC124370516 gene encoding uncharacterized protein LOC124370516: MALLAIESAAEYDEVVTGWEFHSHKPYASSTLKNNDEIRIPISQQDIITAPFESSIHITGKVSAKKADGSEASISLINNAIAFLFDDVRYEIGGIEVDRTKNVGITSTIKGLLSIRDEEQKCLVNACWLGPNTTSEAGEFTYSVPLKLLMGFAEDYKRIVANVKQELVLLRSATDVNAVISPDASNLDFQITSLEWRVPHVTVSDSYKLKLLRVIEKDTLIHLPFRSWELHEYPSLPQTTRQSWTIKTSSQIEKPRYVVLAFQTGRKNDLRKDASTFDRCALTNVKLYLNSQYYPYDNVHGDLCIFYDMYTRFQSSYYQKPGSPLVDFKTFTSHVPLYVIDCSKQNDSIKSGPVDV; encoded by the coding sequence ATGGCGCTACTGGCAATAGAGTCGGCCGCAGAGTATGATGAAGTTGTTACaggttgggagtttcactctcataagccttacgcctcgtcaactctgaAGAACAACGACGAAATCAGAATTCCGAtaagtcaacaggatataattacggcaccgttcgaaagcagtaTACACATCACTGGTAAAGTGAGTGCTAAGAAAGCTGACGGGAGTGAAGCCAGTATCTCACTAATAAACAATGCCATcgcatttttattcgacgatgtAAGGTACGAGATAggcggtatagaggttgacaggacgaaaaatgtaggtataacgAGTACTATAAAAGGACTACTCTCCATTAGGGATGAAGAGCAAAAGTGTCTCGTAAACGCGTGCTGGCTCGGTCCCAATACGACAAGTGAGGCCGGTGAATTTACATATTCGGTGCCTCTGAAACTTTTGatgggttttgccgaggattacaAGAGAATTGTTGCGAATGTTAAGCAAGAGCTTGTTCTCTTGAGGTCAGCTACGGATGTCAACGCCGTTATCTCACCGGACGCGTCAAACCTCGACTTTCAGATTACGTCGCTCGAGTGGCGTGTACcacatgttacagtgtcagatagttacaaattgaaattattgcgCGTGATTGAGAAAGACACTTTGATTCACCTaccgtttcggtcctgggaacTTCACGAATATCCTTCACTACCGCAAACGACTCGACAGagctggacaataaaaacgagttcgCAAATTGAAAAGCCTCGGTACGTGGTGCTGGCCTTTCAGACCGGTAGAAAGAACGACCTAAGAAAGGACGCCTCTACTTTTGACCGTTGTGCCCTTACGAATGTTAAACTttatctgaattcacagtactacccttacgacaatgtccacggcGATCTCTGTATATTTTACGACATGTACACACGATTCCAAAGTTCGTACTATCAAAAACCAGGGTCTCCACTGgttgactttaaaacattcacGTCTCATGTGCCTCTGTACGTGATTGATTGTTCCAAgcagaacgattcgatcaagtcgggacctgTAGATGTTTAG